The following proteins are co-located in the Panthera uncia isolate 11264 chromosome F1, Puncia_PCG_1.0, whole genome shotgun sequence genome:
- the IER5 gene encoding immediate early response gene 5 protein has protein sequence MEFKLEAHRIVSISLGKIYNSRVQRGGIKLHKNLLVSLVLRSARQVYLSDPCPGLYLAGPAGSPAAPPQQPGEPAAGPPAGWGEPPPPAACAAWPETEPQPERPADPAPPRVGAAEPAAPVTGAGDALRAGEMEEAEAAWRRVEGPREAAEGAGVFAGAEGPRGARRHCGCPPGGEDRPGALGACPRVDCRCAPRPAEDEPPAPPAVGPRKRGAAGVGGGPAGGPAPGSSPLKKPRRNSEEQPGGAEEEEEMETGNVANLISIFGSSFSGLLRKSPGGGREEAEGEESGPEAAEPGQICCDKPVLRDINPWSTAIVAF, from the coding sequence ATGGAGTTCAAGCTGGAGGCTCATCGTATCGTCAGCATCTCCCTGGGCAAGATCTACAACTCGCGGGTCCAGCGCGGCGGCATCAAACTGCACAAGAACCTGCTGGTCTCGCTGGTACTGCGCAGCGCCCGCCAGGTCTACCTGAGTGACCCGTGCCCGGGCCTCTACTTGGCCGGTCCCGCGGGGAGCCCGGCGGCGCCGCCGCAGCAGCCCGGGGAGCCGGCGGCCGGGCCGCCCGCGGGCTGGGGGGAGCCGCCACCGCCGGCCGCTTGTGCCGCCTGGCCGGAGACCGAGCCGCAGCCGGAGCGCCCGGCCGACCCGGCCCCGCCGCGGGTGGGCGCCGCGGAGCCCGCGGCCCCGGTGACGGGCGCCGGGGACGCTCTGCGGGCCGGAGAGATGGAGGAGGCGGAAGCTGCCTGGCGCCGCGTGGAGGGACCGCGCGAGGCGGCGGAGGGAGCCGGGGTCTTCGCGGGAGCTGAGGGGCCCCGTGGGGCGCGCCGCCACTGCGGCTGCCCCCCAGGAGGGGAGGACAGGCCGGGGGCGCTGGGCGCTTGCCCCCGAGTTGACTGCCGCTGCGCGCCGCGGCCGGCCGAGGACGAGCCCCCGGCACCGCCTGCCGTCGGCCCCCGGAAGCGCGGCGCGGCGGGCGTGGGTGGCGGCCCCGCGGGCGGTCCGGCGCCCGGCTCCAGCCCGCTCAAGAAGCCCCGCCGGAACTCGGAGGAGCAGCCGGGcggggcggaggaggaggaggagatggagacCGGGAACGTGGCTAACCTCATTAGCATCTTCGGTTCCAGCTTCTCGGGACTCTTGCGGAAAAGCCCCGGGGGCGGCCGGGAGGAAGCCGAGGGAGAGGAGAGCGGTCCGGAAGCCGCCGAGCCCGGGCAGATCTGCTGCGATAAGCCGGTGCTGAGAGACATTAACCCTTGGAGCACAGCCATCGTGGCCTTCTGA